The Polypterus senegalus isolate Bchr_013 chromosome 1, ASM1683550v1, whole genome shotgun sequence genome includes a window with the following:
- the LOC120534392 gene encoding claudin-18-like, which produces MTATLCQTMGFFLGFLGIAGIIASTAMDQWKVQDLYDNPVTSVVSSMGLWRSCVTESSGFTDCRPFFTIMGLPALVQACRALMIVGIVLATIGILVSIFALKCIKIGNMEDKAKANLTLTSGIMFAVAGVCAIAGVSVYANSIVNNFVIQTVSINMGSLQTRYTFGPALFVGWVGGGLLLVGGIMMCVACKAMMPEKTRYNAVSYKAPTHNTIYKSGGTYNENDYKKNMASSDAGRQSNPAKFDYV; this is translated from the exons ATGACGGCCACCCTGTGTCAAACGATGGGATTTTTCCTAGGATTCCTGGGTATCGCAGGAATCATTGCCTCCACCGCAATGGACCAATGGAAAGTTCAGGACTTATATGACAATCCGGTAACATCAGTCGTCAGCTCCATGGGCCTGTGGCGTTCATGTGTCACCGAGTCATCGGGCTTCACTGATTGTCGGCCTTTCTTCACTATCATGGGACTTCCAG cACTTGTGCAGGCATGCAGAGCATTGATGATTGTGGGCATCGTGCTAGCCACCATTGGTATATTAGTGTCTATTTTTGCTCTGAAGTGCATCAAAATAGGAAACATGGaagacaaagcaaaagcaaacctCACTCTGACATCAGGAATCATGTTTGCTGTGGCAG GTGTCTGTGCCATTGCTGGTGTCTCAGTATATGCTAACTCCATTGTGAACAACTTTGTCATTCAGACTGTAAGCATCAACATGGGTTCTCTCCAAACCCG ATACACTTTTGGCCCCGCCCTCTTTGTGGGATGGGTAGGAGGAGGACTGCTCCTTGTCGGGGGCATCATGATGTGCGTCGCCTGCAAAGCAATGATGCCTGAGAAGACAAG ATACAATGCAGTTTCCTACAAAGCTCCCACACACAACACCATTTACAAATCGGGTGGAACCTACAATGAAAATGACTACAAGAAGAACATGGCCTCGAGCGATGCAGGCAGGCAGTCCAACCCTGCCAAGTTTGATTATGTTTAA